One part of the Candidatus Glassbacteria bacterium genome encodes these proteins:
- a CDS encoding T9SS type A sorting domain-containing protein encodes MKSRLLTMAAAVFLLLGLSTSAFAQVTSADAVDFYIRTYQSDGDLANAWHNTSGTTDTVGRQMDVQAEWAIDAQSLSSVNYTVTFPVGTVLMAGAKDSVIMRLYSGFTRSGTPQSILIDPADIALVLNDTASYSGSTRPSATITSTILFNDDKLLLLEFYKDVYIGGLQSDVNSELAGTAMIFSLNISSQVGTTFDDTDLMAINDLADGVKFNTSIGGYIDDADVPFPSGDSIIIVDRFGNNVPDYYATGDDSLVISVPAAAGYWSVDSVDNAIDGVGGITAWTSNIITHAGLTEEDSTKIVIRFNAGLINAAPNISDLVFRDGTSTYLLLGMRVPGAVATGGAGLAFDGDATTDSTTFTVTLYGNVAENTVINTPADNTSSITRARLPAAAGEQLGSLVISGVTIGGPTYVGGRLDATFTITLKNIFGESFSGTPVVGTDTDPVAVKFIYEAWDNDAGELVIDATKTGYLASGKTANSVYTTPAATFDNTNMGTDVFDGSSFEPTLAASAVTISAGNTNLPIYFGMASHPADTNSVGKGDSIAVVFYATNSPAVNDTVKIKVEPGSPVAFDTDAFVASLAGVTPIKGLPIDTTLPIVALDTSYNQVANFSLVTATNVFLDAIDIPNTGSVATGEGHGLEMAINFLIDGRDPQGYDDAVVAVRDSIRFDNIGLQAGVTANAADSSYIAGFAQAAASGDSATINLGGTGDDALGLSLLYTGNNRRLSIEWDPAAMGSGYDPGKRMKDLGLISLADQTLVDSLNTPTITMLGGGNAGRTDTMKLTVVLPVSIDGTANVLDQNSADSLIILKLVNFGDAAGLTTTSVSISADDNTYYSAGGVYQGDGDSVAFSVPITFNATSTAQTIYIKVWGIVNPTIADSANFYKVMLASSATPVFNTTSLTINDDTLAQYALIPPSGDQDTVRAGVKWLSDIDMGDAVDTLTVGDTAWFQIVVADQYGNLLGGSAGDNISANKLIFTSVDSTLTGADLVVFQKYDDVLGTVGSGEGMYDSLAAGLILKDGGNYADSIGILAGSTNGGVDYTITLSDTTGAATGSSVTVYVNAGAAAAITLDPDSLVTGNRGANLPTLTATLADANGNPVVAGTVSFGLAYGDTTGAFADTNSVDLAADADSVDATTDAAGKALATWRAGGAGDSVAIAVWATGVSAVYFNARTQFTGAAGVINIVSPTDSLVPNLTTAGTITANVLDADLVTAVYLNVWRSELTLGADNTFEMSDAVAFDSVVGVAVASLDSSQVSLALPDTVAVDTAVVIKYQIVAVDAVDSVTYSDTMMYVVAPTRGKRNMTDDAVNVADVMRLVYLIAIDEIVPKLVDYFGLDLDQDGAFLTADLVAELAIWRGTGTLLAGVSVPEDASAKAELSYEATGKSTANLALNLETSDNLNMAVFRIKYDTEKFIMGEATATERLKGVSVVTGNNTKEGIYTIVLVNIEGGRIVKGNGAILNIAISATGDKFDGVGEISLLNAGFEEGVAVELSREVLSPKALLPKDFALSNFPNPFNPSTTIAYDIPEGDNVQVQLKVYNIRGQLVRTLVNESKSEGSYQIQWDGSDNYGRKVSSGVYFYRIKAGEFSQTRKMVILK; translated from the coding sequence ATGAAGTCACGCCTTCTCACCATGGCAGCGGCTGTGTTTCTGCTGCTTGGGTTGAGCACTAGCGCTTTCGCTCAGGTAACCAGTGCTGATGCTGTAGATTTTTATATCAGGACGTATCAGAGCGATGGCGATCTGGCAAACGCATGGCACAACACCTCGGGAACGACCGATACCGTCGGCCGTCAAATGGATGTCCAGGCCGAGTGGGCCATTGACGCCCAGTCTCTGAGCTCGGTCAACTACACGGTTACGTTTCCTGTGGGTACCGTGCTGATGGCTGGTGCTAAAGATAGTGTTATTATGAGGCTTTACAGCGGGTTTACAAGGTCAGGGACCCCCCAGAGTATCCTGATAGACCCCGCTGATATTGCGCTGGTGCTGAATGACACGGCCAGTTACAGCGGCTCCACGAGGCCATCGGCTACCATCACCAGCACCATCTTGTTTAATGATGACAAGCTGCTTCTGCTCGAGTTTTACAAGGATGTCTACATCGGTGGATTGCAGTCCGATGTAAACTCCGAACTCGCCGGGACCGCGATGATCTTCTCCCTGAATATTTCCTCCCAGGTGGGAACCACTTTCGACGATACGGACCTGATGGCGATTAACGATCTGGCTGATGGAGTCAAATTTAATACCTCCATCGGAGGTTATATCGACGATGCGGACGTTCCGTTCCCGAGTGGGGACTCGATCATAATCGTTGACCGTTTCGGCAACAATGTACCGGATTATTATGCTACTGGTGATGACAGCCTCGTCATCAGTGTCCCTGCCGCTGCCGGATATTGGTCGGTGGACAGTGTGGACAATGCTATAGACGGTGTTGGAGGTATAACAGCGTGGACATCGAACATCATCACCCACGCAGGTCTGACTGAAGAGGACAGCACCAAGATTGTAATTCGTTTCAATGCCGGTCTGATTAATGCTGCACCGAATATAAGTGATCTAGTTTTCCGGGATGGCACCAGTACGTATTTGCTGCTTGGTATGCGCGTCCCCGGAGCGGTTGCTACCGGTGGTGCGGGTCTGGCGTTCGATGGTGATGCTACCACGGACTCCACAACCTTTACCGTCACTCTTTACGGTAATGTGGCCGAGAACACGGTGATAAACACCCCTGCTGACAACACGAGCTCGATCACCCGCGCCCGTCTGCCCGCCGCTGCCGGCGAGCAGCTCGGTTCGCTCGTTATCTCCGGCGTAACCATTGGCGGCCCGACATACGTGGGTGGCCGGCTGGATGCTACCTTCACAATCACGCTGAAAAACATTTTCGGTGAGAGTTTCAGCGGTACGCCCGTGGTTGGTACGGACACCGATCCTGTAGCCGTCAAGTTTATATACGAGGCTTGGGACAATGACGCGGGCGAACTCGTTATCGACGCTACCAAGACCGGTTATCTGGCCAGCGGCAAGACGGCCAACAGCGTATACACCACGCCTGCCGCAACTTTCGACAATACGAACATGGGCACTGATGTGTTTGACGGCAGTAGTTTTGAGCCGACTCTCGCCGCTTCTGCCGTAACGATAAGTGCTGGAAATACCAATTTACCGATTTATTTTGGAATGGCCAGCCATCCGGCCGACACAAACAGTGTCGGTAAGGGCGACTCAATCGCGGTAGTATTCTATGCGACGAACTCCCCGGCAGTAAATGACACGGTCAAGATCAAGGTCGAGCCCGGCTCGCCGGTGGCGTTCGACACCGATGCGTTTGTAGCCAGCCTGGCTGGAGTGACCCCGATCAAGGGTCTGCCGATCGACACGACCCTGCCGATCGTCGCGTTGGATACCTCCTATAACCAGGTAGCCAACTTTAGCCTGGTCACAGCGACCAACGTTTTCTTGGATGCTATCGACATACCGAATACCGGTTCCGTCGCAACAGGCGAGGGGCATGGCCTTGAAATGGCGATCAACTTCCTGATCGACGGCCGTGACCCGCAGGGTTACGACGATGCGGTCGTTGCGGTCCGGGATTCGATCCGGTTCGATAATATCGGCCTCCAGGCAGGCGTAACGGCCAATGCGGCGGATTCGTCGTATATCGCGGGTTTTGCCCAAGCGGCAGCATCCGGCGACAGCGCGACGATCAACCTGGGTGGTACAGGTGATGACGCCCTTGGGTTGAGCCTGCTCTACACGGGCAACAACCGCCGCCTGAGCATTGAATGGGATCCTGCGGCGATGGGTTCGGGTTACGACCCTGGCAAGCGCATGAAGGATCTGGGCCTGATCTCGCTGGCGGACCAGACGCTGGTTGATTCGCTGAACACGCCGACGATCACGATGCTCGGTGGGGGGAATGCGGGCCGCACGGATACGATGAAACTTACCGTAGTCCTGCCGGTTTCCATTGACGGCACGGCCAACGTGCTGGATCAGAACAGTGCGGACAGCCTGATCATCCTTAAGCTGGTGAACTTCGGCGATGCCGCTGGCTTAACGACAACCAGCGTATCCATATCGGCTGATGATAATACTTACTATTCGGCTGGTGGAGTTTATCAGGGCGATGGCGACTCGGTTGCTTTCTCCGTGCCGATCACCTTCAACGCCACGTCAACCGCACAGACCATCTACATTAAGGTCTGGGGTATTGTTAATCCGACAATCGCCGATTCGGCGAACTTTTATAAGGTCATGCTGGCCAGCTCGGCTACGCCTGTATTCAACACGACCAGCCTGACGATCAATGACGACACTCTGGCTCAGTACGCGCTTATCCCGCCCTCCGGCGACCAGGATACTGTGCGCGCCGGTGTCAAGTGGCTCAGCGACATTGACATGGGTGATGCTGTTGATACCCTGACTGTCGGCGACACGGCCTGGTTCCAGATCGTGGTTGCCGATCAGTACGGCAACCTGCTTGGTGGCTCCGCGGGTGACAACATCAGTGCCAATAAGCTGATCTTTACGAGCGTGGATTCCACCTTGACCGGCGCAGACCTGGTGGTCTTCCAGAAGTATGACGATGTGCTTGGTACTGTCGGTAGCGGTGAAGGCATGTACGATTCTCTGGCGGCCGGCTTGATTTTGAAAGACGGCGGGAACTACGCTGACAGCATTGGTATCCTTGCGGGCTCCACCAATGGTGGTGTTGATTATACCATCACGCTCAGCGATACCACTGGAGCGGCTACCGGCAGCTCGGTTACCGTTTACGTCAATGCTGGTGCCGCGGCTGCGATTACTCTCGATCCTGACAGTCTGGTGACGGGTAACCGTGGCGCAAACCTGCCGACACTGACGGCCACGCTTGCAGATGCCAATGGTAACCCGGTTGTCGCTGGTACGGTAAGCTTCGGTCTTGCCTATGGCGACACCACGGGTGCATTTGCCGATACCAATAGTGTCGACCTTGCGGCCGATGCCGACTCGGTTGATGCCACCACCGATGCGGCTGGTAAAGCGTTGGCCACCTGGCGCGCCGGCGGCGCGGGCGACTCGGTTGCTATCGCTGTCTGGGCGACCGGTGTCAGCGCGGTCTACTTCAACGCCAGGACTCAGTTCACCGGTGCAGCTGGTGTTATCAACATCGTCAGCCCAACCGATTCGCTGGTGCCTAACCTGACAACGGCCGGTACGATCACGGCCAACGTCCTGGATGCGGATCTGGTTACCGCTGTTTACCTCAACGTCTGGCGCAGCGAGTTGACTCTGGGCGCCGATAATACCTTCGAGATGTCGGATGCTGTCGCATTCGACTCGGTCGTCGGTGTTGCGGTTGCCAGCCTGGATTCGTCTCAGGTGAGCCTGGCGCTGCCCGATACGGTGGCTGTGGATACGGCTGTCGTGATCAAATACCAGATCGTCGCTGTGGACGCTGTTGACAGCGTGACCTACAGCGACACCATGATGTACGTGGTGGCACCGACCCGCGGTAAGAGGAACATGACCGATGACGCGGTGAACGTTGCCGACGTTATGCGTCTGGTCTACCTGATCGCTATCGATGAGATCGTCCCGAAGCTGGTCGATTACTTCGGTCTCGATCTGGACCAGGATGGCGCGTTCCTAACCGCCGACCTGGTCGCCGAACTGGCGATCTGGAGAGGCACCGGTACTCTGCTGGCTGGTGTAAGCGTTCCTGAGGACGCCTCCGCCAAGGCTGAGCTAAGCTACGAGGCCACCGGCAAGTCTACCGCCAATCTGGCGCTGAATCTGGAAACCAGCGACAACCTGAACATGGCTGTTTTCCGGATCAAGTACGACACCGAGAAGTTCATTATGGGTGAGGCCACGGCCACTGAGCGCCTCAAGGGCGTCTCGGTTGTCACCGGCAACAACACCAAGGAAGGTATCTACACGATCGTCCTGGTTAATATCGAGGGCGGCCGGATTGTTAAGGGTAACGGCGCGATCCTGAACATCGCAATCAGCGCCACGGGTGATAAGTTCGACGGTGTCGGCGAGATTTCTCTGCTGAACGCCGGCTTCGAGGAAGGCGTAGCGGTCGAGCTGAGCCGCGAGGTTCTGTCGCCGAAGGCCTTGCTGCCGAAGGATTTTGCCCTGTCGAACTTTCCTAACCCGTTCAACCCGTCGACGACAATCGCCTACGATATTCCTGAGGGTGATAACGTCCAGGTACAGCTGAAAGTCTACAACATACGCGGTCAGCTCGTGCGGACACTGGTGAATGAGTCCAAGAGCGAAGGCTCTTACCAGATCCAGTGGGACGGTTCGGACAACTACGGACGCAAGGTTTCCTCCGGTGTCTACTTCTACCGGATCAAGGCCGGCGAGTTCAGTCAGACTCGCAAGATG